In one Rutidosis leptorrhynchoides isolate AG116_Rl617_1_P2 chromosome 8, CSIRO_AGI_Rlap_v1, whole genome shotgun sequence genomic region, the following are encoded:
- the LOC139861168 gene encoding uncharacterized protein, protein MEGKQQDISSATAVFLGALAPGVNGPTWNALKGAFVMLGVCLCVMLGLAFSSSDSTLVIHVTFLVLITGTLFFLLSSFLAQTGLVSVEHQMQEIGLAPNQADKTSEKTK, encoded by the exons ATGGAGGGAAAACAACAAGATATATCATCAGCAACAGCTGTGTTTCTTGGAGCATTAGCCCCTGGTGTTAAC GGTCCTACTTGGAATGCATTAAAAGGAGCTTTTGTTATGTTGGGTGTATGTCTTTGTGTTATGTTGGGTTTAGCTTTTTCTTCTAGTGACTCTACATTGGTGATTCATGTAACTTTTCTTGTTTTAATAACTGGGACTTTGTTCTTCCTTCTTAGCAG TTTTCTTGCCCAGACCGGCTTGGTTTCAGTTGAACATCAAATGCAAGAGATAGGGTTAGCACCCAATCAAGCTGACaaaacaagtgaaaagaccaaataa